Proteins encoded in a region of the Streptomyces sp. NBC_00513 genome:
- a CDS encoding ROK family protein encodes MLGLDVGGTGMKGAIFDHGMRPLDTLRRDTPRADGPTAVLAAIADTLLTLNRMAGRRGLSVHHAGVVVPGIVDDDRQRAVWSANIGWRDLPLAALLEARTGLRVTLGHDVRAGGVAECALGAARATPNVLFVAIGTGIAAALVCDGKAIRSGGYAGELGHVVVESGGAPCACGNSGCLETVASAPAVAAAYTVRTGRAVTGAAEVAALTAQGDPVARAVWKRAADGLADALTIATALLAPELIVLGGGLAEADRLLLDPVRTGLEERLTFQRRPALVRARLGDQAGCLGAGLAAWQAAGHVAATRRTGASTP; translated from the coding sequence GTGCTGGGCCTCGACGTCGGCGGCACCGGCATGAAAGGCGCGATCTTCGACCACGGCATGCGTCCGCTGGACACCCTGCGCAGGGACACGCCGCGAGCCGACGGCCCGACCGCGGTCCTCGCCGCCATCGCCGACACCCTGCTCACTCTGAACCGGATGGCCGGCCGGCGAGGGCTGTCGGTGCACCACGCGGGCGTGGTGGTCCCGGGCATCGTCGACGACGACCGGCAGAGGGCCGTCTGGTCGGCCAACATCGGCTGGCGCGATCTGCCGCTCGCGGCCCTCCTGGAGGCGCGTACCGGGCTGCGCGTCACGCTGGGCCACGACGTACGCGCGGGCGGCGTGGCCGAATGCGCCCTCGGGGCGGCTCGCGCGACACCGAACGTGCTCTTCGTGGCCATCGGCACCGGAATCGCCGCCGCCCTCGTCTGCGACGGCAAGGCGATCCGATCCGGCGGATACGCCGGCGAACTCGGTCACGTCGTCGTCGAGTCCGGTGGTGCGCCGTGTGCCTGCGGAAACTCCGGCTGCCTGGAGACCGTGGCATCCGCCCCCGCCGTCGCGGCCGCGTACACGGTGCGCACCGGGCGGGCGGTGACCGGTGCGGCCGAGGTCGCGGCCTTGACCGCGCAGGGCGACCCCGTGGCGCGAGCAGTCTGGAAACGGGCGGCGGACGGACTCGCGGACGCGCTGACGATCGCCACCGCCCTGCTCGCGCCGGAGCTGATCGTACTGGGCGGCGGCCTCGCCGAGGCCGACCGGCTCCTGCTCGACCCCGTGCGCACCGGGCTGGAAGAACGCCTCACCTTCCAGCGTCGCCCCGCGCTCGTCCGCGCCCGGCTGGGAGATCAGGCCGGGTGTCTCGGCGCGGGTCTCGCCGCCTGGCAGGCAGCAGGGCACGTCGCGGCCACCCGGCGAACAGGAGCGAGCACCCCGTGA
- a CDS encoding 1-phosphofructokinase family hexose kinase, with the protein MILTVTLNAALDVTWGVDSLRPRTSHRVDTVHERAGGKGINVARVLGFLGHAPVATGFVGGVTGRLIRDGLRTAGIRDAFLDVTGDSRRTLAVVARDDGDATVFNGRGPHVGPATWRLFSRHYAELLAGVSVVVLSGSTPPGLPADAYAQLIDTASAAGALTILDTSGAALLHALPARPDVIKPNAAEAMEAAGCEDLAQAAAMLRAGGARSVVTSVGADGLYAHTPEGAWRAVPPERLSGNPTGAGDACVASIAAGLEAGSAWPDILRAAVSLSAAAVPCQAAGDIDAAVHRRFLSEIHVEEVRPARSR; encoded by the coding sequence GTGATTCTCACCGTCACCTTGAACGCCGCCCTCGACGTCACCTGGGGCGTCGACAGTCTGCGACCCCGCACCTCCCACCGGGTCGACACCGTGCACGAACGGGCGGGCGGCAAGGGAATCAACGTCGCCCGCGTGCTCGGTTTCCTCGGACACGCCCCGGTGGCGACCGGCTTCGTGGGCGGGGTCACCGGCCGCCTGATCCGAGACGGGCTGCGCACCGCGGGCATCCGGGACGCGTTCCTCGACGTGACCGGCGACTCGCGGCGAACCCTCGCCGTCGTCGCGCGCGACGACGGCGACGCCACCGTCTTCAACGGGCGGGGGCCGCACGTGGGCCCCGCCACATGGCGGCTCTTCTCCCGGCACTACGCCGAACTGCTCGCCGGGGTAAGCGTGGTCGTCCTGAGCGGCAGCACCCCGCCCGGCCTCCCGGCGGACGCCTACGCACAGCTGATCGACACCGCTTCGGCGGCCGGCGCGCTCACGATTCTCGACACCAGCGGCGCCGCCCTCCTCCACGCTCTGCCGGCCCGCCCCGACGTGATCAAACCCAACGCCGCCGAGGCCATGGAGGCGGCGGGATGCGAGGACCTGGCGCAGGCCGCCGCCATGTTGCGGGCCGGGGGAGCCCGGTCGGTCGTGACATCCGTCGGGGCCGACGGCCTGTACGCGCACACCCCCGAGGGAGCCTGGCGGGCAGTGCCCCCCGAGCGACTGTCCGGAAACCCGACGGGCGCCGGCGACGCCTGCGTGGCGTCGATCGCGGCCGGACTGGAGGCCGGATCGGCGTGGCCGGACATCCTGCGTGCCGCCGTGTCGCTGTCGGCGGCCGCGGTCCCCTGCCAGGCCGCGGGCGACATCGACGCCGCCGTCCACCGCCGGTTCCTCTCCGAGATCCACGTGGAGGAAGTGCGTCCGGCCCGCTCTCGCTGA
- a CDS encoding SIS domain-containing protein — protein MPPLDTSRTSVEIASQPETWRRAAQSVGSFADGLPRRGERVAVVGCGTSWFMAHAYARLRESGGHGETDAFAASEFPRGRAYDRIVAITRSGTTTEVLDLLAKAKGTAETTALTADPATPVMTAADNVAVLDFADEESVVQTRFATTALVLLRAHLEAEGALSAEVRPIAQAIQDARHAIELPLSPEVRGAEQFTFLGTGWSYGLALEAGLKMREAAGAWTEAYPAMEYRHGPISITGPGRVAWLFGPAPQGLADDIARVGGLFRSASTDAPGDIDPLADLIVAQRLAVLVAEARGYDPDRPRNLTRSVILGTAAA, from the coding sequence GTGCCCCCTCTCGACACTTCCCGTACCTCCGTCGAAATCGCCTCACAGCCCGAGACCTGGAGGCGAGCGGCCCAGTCGGTCGGATCCTTCGCCGACGGCCTGCCCCGGCGCGGTGAACGTGTCGCCGTGGTCGGCTGTGGCACCTCCTGGTTCATGGCCCACGCCTACGCGCGGTTGCGCGAAAGCGGCGGCCACGGCGAGACCGACGCGTTCGCGGCCTCCGAGTTCCCCAGAGGCCGCGCCTACGACCGGATCGTGGCCATCACACGCTCCGGCACCACCACCGAGGTCCTCGACCTGCTGGCGAAGGCCAAAGGCACCGCCGAGACCACCGCTCTCACCGCCGACCCGGCCACGCCCGTGATGACGGCCGCCGACAACGTGGCGGTACTCGACTTCGCCGATGAGGAGTCGGTCGTACAGACCCGGTTCGCCACCACCGCACTGGTCCTCCTGCGCGCACATCTGGAGGCCGAAGGCGCCCTGTCGGCCGAGGTACGGCCCATCGCGCAGGCCATCCAGGACGCCCGGCACGCCATCGAGCTTCCACTGAGTCCCGAAGTGCGCGGCGCCGAGCAGTTCACGTTCCTCGGAACGGGCTGGTCCTACGGGCTCGCGCTCGAAGCCGGTCTGAAGATGCGCGAGGCCGCCGGGGCCTGGACCGAGGCATATCCCGCCATGGAATACCGCCACGGTCCCATCAGCATCACCGGCCCCGGCCGCGTCGCCTGGTTGTTCGGCCCCGCCCCCCAAGGCCTCGCCGACGACATCGCACGCGTCGGCGGCCTCTTCCGCTCCGCGTCGACGGACGCGCCGGGGGACATCGACCCGCTCGCCGACCTGATCGTTGCCCAGCGCCTGGCCGTACTCGTCGCCGAAGCCCGCGGGTACGACCCCGACCGCCCGCGCAACCTCACCCGTTCCGTGATCCTCGGCACTGCCGCCGCGTGA
- a CDS encoding class II fructose-bisphosphate aldolase, with protein MPLTSTDDIVGPAYAGTYGVGAFNVVQIEHAEAIVAGAELAGLPVILQISENTARYHGSLAPIGLASLALARAASVPVAVHLDHAESVELVREAAGLGFGSVMFDASKLPYDANVTVTRAITEQCHRADVWVEAELGEIGGKDGAHAPGVRTDPDEARSFATATAVDALAVAVGSSHAMLTRDAVLDFDLITRLRDSLDVPLVLHGSSGVDDTDLAKAVTAGMTKVNISTHLNKIFTRTLRDRLRTEPAVADPRTYLGPARDAVAAEVARLLGVLAVR; from the coding sequence ATGCCTCTGACCTCCACCGACGACATCGTCGGCCCCGCATACGCCGGAACCTACGGCGTCGGAGCGTTCAACGTCGTGCAGATCGAACACGCCGAGGCCATCGTCGCCGGAGCCGAGCTGGCCGGACTGCCCGTCATCCTCCAGATCAGCGAGAACACCGCCCGCTACCACGGCTCGCTCGCCCCGATCGGACTCGCTTCCCTCGCCCTCGCCCGAGCGGCGTCCGTGCCGGTGGCCGTTCATCTCGACCATGCCGAGTCCGTCGAACTCGTTCGGGAAGCCGCCGGGCTGGGCTTCGGTTCCGTCATGTTCGACGCGTCCAAGCTGCCCTACGACGCCAACGTCACCGTGACGCGGGCCATCACCGAGCAGTGCCACCGGGCCGACGTATGGGTCGAGGCCGAACTGGGCGAGATCGGCGGCAAAGACGGTGCGCACGCCCCCGGCGTCCGCACCGATCCCGACGAAGCCCGCTCGTTCGCGACGGCGACGGCCGTGGACGCCCTGGCCGTCGCCGTGGGCAGCTCCCACGCCATGCTCACCCGTGACGCCGTCCTCGATTTCGACCTGATAACCCGCCTGCGGGACTCGCTCGACGTGCCACTGGTCCTGCACGGCTCCTCAGGCGTCGACGACACGGACCTCGCCAAGGCCGTGACGGCCGGAATGACGAAGGTCAACATCTCCACTCACCTCAACAAGATCTTCACGCGCACCTTGCGCGATCGACTGCGGACGGAACCCGCCGTCGCCGACCCCCGCACCTACCTGGGCCCCGCCCGAGACGCGGTGGCAGCCGAAGTGGCCCGCCTCCTGGGCGTTCTCGCTGTCCGCTGA
- a CDS encoding beta-N-acetylglucosaminidase domain-containing protein — protein sequence MQNHRAVVGAHLALAAALAMGVLAPDSPVARAAPPPAPVGRVSPIPLPPITPVPRSGSGTPDSAAVTGRVLVVADDRTDAAARDRLVAELAAHGADRVDIVAPDAVPAAPRSLFTVLLGPADRPDIAAALAGTAVPDQAEGYALSVRGSRRHGQVTLGGHDAAGQFYAVQTMRRLFLFEDAGGDPNWRVAGAEISDFPAMALRGTIEGFYGLPWTHAERLDQMDFYGDVKANTYVYAPKDDPYHRGRWRDPYPAAKLADLGELVRRATANHVRFTFAVSPGESICYSDPEDRRALKAKLAALHDLGTRAFSIPLDDISYTRWNCEGDRAAYGAPGRASAARAQADLLNDVQHDFVATHSGTEPLQTVPTEYGDLTDTAYKQTLRSTLDPAVVVMWTGTDVVPPKITAEEADRASALFGRKVFVWDNYPVNDFDNTSGRLLLAPYDKREPGLSRHLAGIVANPMNQPYASKVAVFGVADFTWNDTAYDAAGNNRRAMAYLAGGHLPSTEALLVLGDLQHMAPTFGGTPWQPQAPELTRRVARFWRDWDGGDRAAAVRELRTYAEAIRQAPTTVRGGRVQPGFTLDAAPWLDATALWGEAMVRTLDALDARRTGDNDTADRLLAESRALQQRAKAVRVVPARNTWGSVQPRVGDGVLDVFLVQADDRLRGWDIAGGGRTHAVNDVR from the coding sequence ATGCAGAACCACAGGGCCGTCGTCGGAGCACACTTGGCCCTTGCCGCCGCCCTCGCCATGGGCGTGCTCGCCCCCGATTCCCCGGTGGCCCGGGCCGCGCCCCCGCCGGCCCCCGTGGGCCGCGTCTCCCCCATCCCGCTGCCGCCGATCACTCCGGTCCCCCGGTCCGGCTCCGGCACCCCGGACAGCGCCGCCGTCACGGGTCGGGTCCTCGTCGTCGCCGACGATCGCACGGACGCCGCCGCTCGCGACCGTCTCGTCGCCGAACTCGCGGCCCACGGCGCCGACCGCGTGGACATCGTGGCCCCCGACGCCGTCCCCGCGGCGCCCCGGAGCCTGTTCACCGTCCTCCTCGGTCCGGCCGACCGTCCTGACATCGCCGCGGCCCTGGCCGGGACCGCGGTACCCGACCAGGCCGAGGGCTACGCGCTGAGCGTGCGCGGCAGCAGGCGGCACGGGCAGGTCACCCTCGGCGGGCACGACGCGGCAGGCCAGTTCTACGCCGTGCAGACGATGCGCCGGCTCTTCCTGTTCGAGGACGCCGGCGGCGACCCGAACTGGCGGGTGGCGGGCGCCGAGATCAGCGACTTCCCCGCCATGGCGCTGCGCGGCACGATCGAGGGCTTCTACGGCCTCCCGTGGACGCACGCCGAGCGCCTCGATCAGATGGACTTCTACGGCGACGTCAAGGCCAACACCTATGTGTACGCGCCCAAGGACGACCCCTACCACCGCGGCAGGTGGCGCGATCCCTATCCCGCGGCCAAGCTCGCGGACCTCGGCGAGCTGGTGCGGCGCGCGACGGCGAATCACGTCCGTTTCACCTTCGCCGTCTCGCCCGGCGAGTCGATCTGCTACTCCGACCCGGAGGACCGCAGGGCGCTCAAGGCCAAACTCGCGGCCCTCCACGACCTGGGCACCCGGGCCTTCTCCATCCCGCTCGACGACATCAGTTACACCCGGTGGAACTGCGAAGGCGACAGGGCGGCGTACGGAGCCCCGGGACGCGCCTCGGCCGCCCGGGCACAGGCAGACCTGCTCAACGACGTGCAGCACGACTTCGTCGCCACGCACTCGGGTACCGAACCGCTTCAGACGGTGCCCACGGAGTACGGCGATCTGACCGACACCGCCTACAAACAGACGCTGCGCTCCACACTGGACCCGGCCGTTGTGGTGATGTGGACGGGCACCGACGTCGTACCACCGAAGATCACCGCGGAAGAGGCGGACCGCGCGTCCGCTCTGTTCGGACGCAAGGTCTTCGTTTGGGACAACTATCCGGTCAACGACTTCGACAACACGAGCGGGCGTCTGCTGCTCGCCCCCTACGACAAGCGGGAACCCGGCCTGTCGCGGCACCTGGCCGGCATCGTCGCGAACCCGATGAACCAGCCGTACGCCTCCAAGGTCGCCGTCTTCGGGGTAGCCGATTTCACCTGGAACGACACGGCGTACGACGCCGCGGGGAACAATCGTCGCGCCATGGCCTACCTGGCGGGCGGCCACCTCCCGTCAACGGAGGCCCTGCTCGTCCTCGGCGACCTCCAGCACATGGCGCCGACGTTCGGGGGGACGCCCTGGCAGCCGCAAGCGCCCGAACTCACCCGGCGGGTGGCGCGGTTCTGGAGGGACTGGGACGGGGGTGACCGTGCCGCGGCCGTCCGGGAGCTGCGCACGTACGCGGAGGCGATCCGGCAGGCACCGACCACCGTGCGCGGCGGCCGGGTCCAGCCGGGGTTCACGCTCGACGCGGCGCCCTGGCTCGATGCCACCGCGCTGTGGGGCGAGGCCATGGTTCGGACGCTCGACGCGCTCGACGCACGCCGTACCGGCGACAACGACACGGCGGACAGGCTGCTGGCCGAGTCGCGGGCCCTACAGCAGCGCGCCAAGGCCGTACGCGTCGTGCCCGCGCGCAACACATGGGGCAGCGTGCAGCCCAGGGTGGGCGACGGCGTCCTGGACGTCTTCCTGGTACAGGCGGACGATCGGCTGCGGGGGTGGGACATCGCCGGCGGTGGACGGACCCATGCCGTCAACGACGTGCGGTAG